Proteins encoded in a region of the Panicum hallii strain FIL2 chromosome 3, PHallii_v3.1, whole genome shotgun sequence genome:
- the LOC112887844 gene encoding probable transcriptional regulator RABBIT EARS: protein MDPARYWMLNRRKLSDHKEALFTTAIAVGRGGSSSASYYGSWEERAFDEDSAGHLGGYIWPPRSYSCSFCGREFRSAQALGGHMNVHRRDRARLKLAGVADDGETDNQIMSDHQSYLIQPCPPQIAALQQAYGVKSSASSTETNPNLICSVLPCPSRSYVQAATRRTVWGEQVSSTPISSLQAYNIDYGKKEVILDASQLSQDARPKEKMCSKMELDGGRCELKLSVLGCRTRRDFGASDDDEIFQATCKRKTVDLEASSLVLYSSHEKLQEVDKYDGDEKPNGAKVLKLCPSSPIEELDLELRLGAMPKTL from the coding sequence ATGGATCCAGCAAGATACTGGATGCTGAATAGAAGAAAACTGAGTGATCATAAGGAGGCTCTCTTTACCACCGCAATCGCCGTCGGCAGAGGAGGTAGCAGCTCGGCATCCTACTACGGGTCATGGGAGGAGCGTGCCTTCGACGAGGACTCTGCAGGGCATCTCGGAGGTTACATCTGGCCACCGAGATCCTACTCCTGCAGCTTTTGTGGCAGGGAGTTCCGGTCAGCCCAAGCACTCGGTGGGCACATGAACGTGCACAGGAGGGATAGGGCAAGGCTCAAGCTTGCAGGGGTGGCTGATGATGGTGAAACCGATAACCAAATCATGTCAGACCATCAAAGCTACTTGATCCAGCCGTGCCCTCCTCAAATTGCCGCTTTGCAGCAGGCCTATGGTGTAAAATCAAGTGCTTCTAGCACTGAGACTAACCCTAATCTCATATGCAGTGTTCTTCCGTGTCCTTCTAGATCTTATGTTCAAGCTGCAACCAGAAGAACTGTTTGGGGCGAACAAGTCTCGAGTACTCCAATCTCCTCGCTTCAAGCTTACAATATTGATTATGGTAAGAAAGAGGTGATTCTAGATGCTTCTCAATTATCCCAAGATGCTAGACCAAAAGAAAAGATGTGTTCTAAAATGGAATTGGATGGCGGGAGATGTGAACTGAAGCTTAGTGTTCTTGGTTGCCGGACAAGAAGGGATTTCGGTGCTAGTGACGATGATGAAATTTTCCAAGCTACGTGTAAGAGAAAAACAGTTGATTTGGAGGCATCTTCTTTGGTTCTTTATTCGTCCCATGAAAAGCTTCAAGAAGTTGACAAATATGATGGTGATGAGAAGCCGAATGGTGCAAAGGTACTAAAACTTTGTCCTAGCTCCCCAATTGAAGAATTAGATCTTGAACTTAGGCTTGGAGCAATGCCAAAAACATTGTAG